Proteins encoded by one window of Streptomyces clavuligerus:
- a CDS encoding SLATT domain-containing protein, producing the protein MQRSVPVSQPEMQPGPGRPPRGERGERARGDLTGRPFPHGDWGVPAERLDELYHWCETGALRTAEWYLADRVGKRRTGRALRLAGAVGLTTGAGLPLADLTGVVPGAAAWGSLALLLGAAALACDRYFGVTAGWMRNVATAQAVQRRLQRLQFDWATESVREVLGPAEGTAAEAAERCLGVLRRFSEDVLELVGAETAEWMRAFAAPPPPLAPHPAPLPVPPLRAPLPDPLPPPRFPLPPGPRPNMPRQRPPEPPR; encoded by the coding sequence ATGCAGAGGAGTGTCCCGGTGAGCCAGCCGGAGATGCAGCCCGGGCCGGGGAGACCGCCCCGGGGGGAACGCGGCGAGCGCGCCCGCGGTGATCTGACCGGGCGGCCCTTCCCGCACGGCGACTGGGGAGTCCCCGCCGAACGTCTGGACGAGCTGTACCACTGGTGCGAGACGGGGGCGCTGCGCACCGCCGAGTGGTATCTGGCCGACCGGGTCGGAAAGCGCCGCACCGGGCGGGCGCTGCGGCTGGCCGGGGCCGTCGGCCTCACCACCGGGGCCGGGCTGCCGCTGGCGGACCTCACGGGGGTGGTTCCCGGGGCCGCGGCCTGGGGCTCGCTCGCGCTGCTGCTGGGGGCGGCGGCGCTCGCGTGCGACCGGTACTTCGGGGTCACCGCCGGGTGGATGCGGAACGTGGCGACGGCGCAGGCGGTGCAGCGGCGGTTGCAGCGGCTCCAGTTCGACTGGGCGACGGAGAGCGTCCGCGAGGTGCTGGGACCGGCCGAGGGGACGGCGGCGGAGGCCGCCGAGCGCTGTCTCGGGGTGCTCCGCCGGTTCTCGGAGGACGTGCTGGAGCTGGTCGGCGCGGAGACGGCGGAGTGGATGCGCGCGTTCGCCGCGCCCCCGCCCCCGCTCGCACCGCACCCGGCCCCGCTGCCCGTCCCCCCGCTCCGCGCCCCCCTTCCGGACCCGCTCCCGCCGCCCCGCTTCCCCCTCCCCCCGGGCCCCCGCCCGAACATGCCGCGCCAGCGCCCCCCGGAGCCACCGCGCTGA
- a CDS encoding adenylosuccinate synthase codes for MPALVLLGAQWGDEGKGKATDLLGGSVDYVVRYQGGNNAGHTVVVGDQKYALHLLPSGILSPGCTPVIGNGVVVDPAVLLSELSGLNDRGVDTSKLLISGNAHLITPYNVTLDKVTERFLGKRKIGTTGRGIGPTYADKINRVGVRVQDLYDESILQQKVEAALESKNQLLAKVFNRRAIEAEQIVEELLGYADQIKPFVADTTLILNNAIDDGKVVLFEGGQGTLLDVDHGTYPFVTSSNPTAGGACTGAGVGPTKISRVIGILKAYTTRVGAGPFPTELFDQDGEDLRRIGGERGVTTGRDRRCGWFDAVIARYATRVNGLTDFFLTKLDVLTGWEQIPVCVAYEIDGKRVEELPYSQTDFHHAKPIYEMLPGWSEDITKAKTFDDLPKNAQAYVKALEEMSGAPISAIGVGPGRTETIEINSFL; via the coding sequence GTGCCCGCACTTGTGCTGCTCGGTGCTCAGTGGGGTGACGAGGGCAAGGGAAAGGCCACCGACCTGCTCGGTGGATCAGTGGATTATGTGGTGCGCTACCAGGGCGGCAACAACGCCGGCCACACGGTCGTCGTCGGCGACCAGAAGTACGCGCTGCACCTGCTCCCTTCCGGAATCCTCTCCCCGGGGTGCACCCCGGTCATCGGCAACGGTGTCGTGGTCGACCCGGCCGTCCTGCTCTCCGAGCTGAGCGGGCTCAATGACCGGGGCGTCGACACCTCCAAGCTGCTGATCAGCGGAAACGCCCATCTGATCACCCCGTACAACGTCACGCTCGACAAGGTGACGGAACGGTTCCTCGGGAAGCGCAAGATCGGCACGACCGGCCGCGGCATCGGCCCGACCTACGCCGACAAGATCAACCGTGTCGGTGTCCGGGTCCAGGACCTGTACGACGAGTCGATCCTCCAGCAGAAGGTCGAGGCGGCGCTGGAGTCCAAGAACCAGCTCCTCGCCAAGGTCTTCAACCGCCGCGCCATCGAGGCGGAGCAGATCGTCGAGGAGCTGCTGGGCTACGCGGACCAGATCAAGCCCTTCGTCGCCGACACCACGCTGATCCTGAACAACGCCATCGACGACGGCAAGGTCGTGCTGTTCGAGGGCGGCCAGGGCACCCTGCTCGACGTCGACCACGGCACGTACCCCTTCGTCACCTCGTCCAACCCGACCGCGGGCGGTGCCTGCACCGGCGCCGGTGTGGGTCCGACGAAGATCAGCCGGGTCATCGGCATCCTCAAGGCGTACACGACCCGCGTGGGCGCCGGTCCGTTCCCGACCGAGCTGTTCGACCAGGACGGCGAGGACCTGCGCCGCATCGGCGGCGAGCGCGGTGTCACCACCGGCCGGGACCGCCGCTGCGGCTGGTTCGACGCCGTGATCGCCCGTTACGCGACCCGGGTCAACGGCCTCACGGACTTCTTCCTCACCAAGCTGGACGTCCTCACCGGCTGGGAGCAGATCCCCGTCTGTGTCGCGTACGAGATCGACGGCAAGCGGGTCGAGGAGCTGCCCTACTCGCAGACCGACTTCCACCACGCGAAGCCGATCTACGAGATGCTGCCGGGCTGGTCCGAGGACATCACCAAGGCGAAGACCTTCGACGACCTGCCGAAGAACGCGCAGGCGTATGTGAAGGCGCTGGAGGAGATGTCGGGCGCGCCGATCTCCGCGATCGGTGTCGGCCCCGGCCGGACCGAGACGATCGAGATCAACTCCTTCCTGTGA